In Nakaseomyces glabratus chromosome I, complete sequence, the sequence ACTGACAACTCcaagatcaagaagaatGTCTTGAAGTACAGAAACCAAATTGACGATTTCGAGCTTTCATAGATGCTGAAATGAATGAGCAAGATTGCCCAGCTGTGCATACTATACGGAGTTTCATCAACTTATATATCATCGATTATACAGGATAGATAATTCAATACTACAAGCCATAATAAGTTATCAGTAAGCCATTCTACTATTTTTCAAGCATGCTAATTATTTATCGAGTAAGAAACATAAATTTAAGATCATAAAAGTATAGACTACGGCTAAGAATAAATACGTAATACATAGAACTTGTTTAatagaatataaaaaaactgTAAATAACATAAGAAAAGTCTTGTAGATCAGAAAATAGAAGGTCTAAAACAACACAGAGCAAGCAGATGacaattaatattatcgGTAGTTCCTGTCACCTTCTATGAaaaattgtaattgttCGAAGACCCTAGCTGTTTCCTTAAATCACTGCTACTACCGTTGTGAGGTAAAATATTACCCACACCAGGCGGTTGTATAGTGTCTATGTGATCAAGAATACCACTAACTCTGCTTTGGTTTGGTTGATTGTAAGGATTTCCCTGGGTAGTCAAGCTATTGTTCCTGGAGTTAGAGTTGATGTAGTTCCTCAATGAGCCTGCTGGTTTATGAAGTGTATTCAACGACAGTTCTGAGGGGTTTGTCATCACCACACTTTGACGCAGTTGATATGGAAGTGGAGCACCATTGACCTGTCCTCTATAAGTGTTTGCAGAGTATACACTTCCATTGCTTGGTTGCATGCCACCGTTGTTTAGATAAGTGTCTGTGCTTGGAGAATAGAACATCTCAGGATGATCCATTGGGTTTAATGCGGTACCGTTTATTCTTGCGGTTTGAATTTGATGCAgttgttgtttttgatttttcttaAATGCTGTGAGGGAATTAGTGGACTCGGATGAGGCCAAGTATGCAGGGGTAGGTAGTTCACCAATTGTTTCCAGGGTTTGTGGATGGTGGAACTCTTGAGATGcgttgttgttgttataACTCATCATGTTTTGTTGTAAACTGACATTATAAGTAGGTTGATACATTTGCTGTGGgtattgaatatattgtgACTGTGGGTAGTTACCTTCTTCTGGAATCTGTTGACCATATAATCCATTCTGTGATGATTGCTGGTAATATGCCTCTTGAGGAAACTGATTGTAGCCTTCTTGTGACTGGTATGGATAGGCCTGTGTAGCACCATCCATAGCCGTATTATATGGCTGGCCGTATTGTTGACCACCAGTGATATCTTGAGAAGTCTGTGGAGGTACCACATTTCTGTCATTCATCTGCATTTGATTAGATACTTCAGAAACTTTTTTCTCGTGCTGTGATAGAACTGGTAACTCAGAATATATCGACGACGCAGCTCTCCCGTGATTAGAACCCTCTTGTACAGCAAGTTGGTTGTTACTTGTCGTGAGCGCATTCAATGTGTCTTCATTCTCTTCTCTGTTTAAGGCCAGTGATTCCTGCTCATCATCGGACGGTAACGGGTTATCTTCCCGTTCTTTTATCGTTTTACTCCTATCGAGGTAAACTTTGTATATACTCTTCATCCgttgaatattttcttcctcatcgGGGCTCAGTTCTGTAACGAACTCAGATGCGTTATCATCCTCCATGTCATATTTGTCTGTATCTCTGTGATAGTTGTTACGCTCGTTTGTGCGCCCTTTGTTATactcatcatcatcatcatcatcgtcgtcgtcgtcGTCGAGATCGTTGGATTCAATAACCATGGTCTCAAATTCGAAAGAAGGTTTTGGCTTCTCAGATAAGTTGCTGTGCAGATTATGGGACAGTTTTTCGTCTGTTGATAATGCTGTTGGCGATCTATCTGTGGAAGTTCCTGTGGAGTCGTCTGTGCTGTGGCCATTGGTAGCGTTTCTCAGCGAGCTAGAAGAGTAAGCCATGTGTGTCATGGGCGGCCTCATGTTTTTCATCAGCATACGAGGGCCCGCGCTTCCCCGCGACTGGTCCAGGTGTGTCAGCGACACCTGCGACGCGTTGTTCGATGCACTCATAGAGGCCAATTGGTACCCGCCGAACCCATCACTCTGCACACGCTTGGCGAAGTCGCGCAGGTCAGCATCGCTGCCCGTAGACCCCGGCAGCTGGAACGGGTCCGTCGCCATCATCATGTTCTCCCTGTGCTTCTGCAGAGCACCATGCCGGGCCACTGGTATATACTCGTTATCGCCCTCGAACTCAGGGTCGTGGTCCTCTTTCTCCTCCCGCTTGCTCCTCCTGTACACAACGATAAGTATCCCCACCAGCACTATAATAATCACACCCACAGGAATAGCCACTGCCACACCAACACGCACACCTAGGTTGTGATCAGTGGGCAGCTCACACTGCTGCTTGCTCCCTTCACACTTCCCACTGTTTCCACTACCAGCACCATCACCATCACTATCACTATCACTATCCCGCCTAAAAATCATCGCTGGTTTGCGACCATCGGCACAAATCATGGGCGGCTCAGTCCCCGATGCCCTTCCTTTATATACTCGAGGTCCCCCCCCCCAGCACAGCTCAGCTCACGCGCGCTCTGCACTCGCCAGGCCCCCGATACGGATGTGAGGATCGCGTCCATTTTCGAATTGCACTGCACCGCTCCCTCTCTCTCTCGGGGTACTGCGCGTGTTTCTTAACGCTACCCAACCCCGTATTACCGAATCAGGAAGTTcctattctttttttgctgTGGTTTGTATATGTGCGGTATTTTCTGAGGCAGCTATATTGGATGTTTATCATATCCCAATTAGGTAAACAGGCCAAAAATTCAAGGTTGGGGTCGCAGCGAGATTCGAACCTGGGACCTTTTcaagggggggggggtaCTGCTGGTCGGTGTTAGTGCGGTGAAGGGTTTTAACTCCGTTGTGGTTCCTTTCTTATATAAATGGgttgcgatgagcaatCATAATATCTGTACTTTCTGCGTTGCCAGTCTGTGAGTTGACATTGACGCCAACGATGTCTGAGTCTGCAGTGCGTGGGTATATCAACAGGAAGTAcgggaaggtgctggagaCGCTTGTGATGGCCGAGGAGGCCATCGCTGCGCGGAGCAACAGAGATGAGCTGACGCAGCGGGAGTTGGTGCAGCAGGTGATGGGGGTGCTGGTGTCTACGTCGCTGGAGCGGTTGAAGCCCGGTGCGGATGTAGTGGGTGCGGGAGACAAGAGCACGTACTCTGCTGCCGCGGAGGAGAAAGAGCTGGACGAGCTGAACGAGTACAGGCGGTCGCTCTCGCAGGACCGCCTGTCCAAGGAGGATACATACTTTTTGGATATGTTTCTGGACAAGCTGATAGCGCGGCTGATTCCGGACAACCTGCCGGAGCGTGAGCACTTCAGTCTGGTGGACGAAGGCGACGAAGCACTGCACGGCCCGCCTTTCAGTGCCTCCGTGCTGGCCTCCAACATGAAGAAGCTCTCCGGAAAGATGGACAGTATATTCGAGTTCCAGGACAACATGATCAGGGTGCTCACGTGGAAGACGCCCACTGTGACGCTTACTGCACTGACAATTTTCACACTGATATGCTTCGATTTGATGAACGTCATATTGTTCCCCATGGCCTACATCGTGCTGGTACAGATGACTCAGGGGTACATACGGAGACACCCAATTCGCAGAACAATATACATCAAGAGAAGGGCCATAGGAAGATCGCTGATTCATGACCTATTCCATGGCGGCAAAAAGACGAATAACGTACTGCTACCGTCCAATGAGAATGACTGTAATGGAGAGCAAGAAAATGAGGCCGATTTGGGTACCTCCGATGATTGTAACGGTACCTCTGATGAAAACGTTGTGATCTCGCCGGCTGCTGCAAAAATCGATAAGAACATTAGCACATACAACTTAAACCACGGCACGAAGGTCGTGTTAACTCTGAGGGATATGCAGAACATGACCACAGGAACAGTGCATTTAATGGATGCGATCGACAAGTTCAAATACGGAACGGCAGCATTTGTCGATGAGTACAAATCTACATCAGTATTTTTCACACTGCTGGGCTCTGTGATCTTGCTGGTATTACTATCTCGCTTTATAACATGGAGCTTAACAATTTCGCTTTCTGCATGGATCGGCCTTCTATCGATTCATCCAAAAGTTCATCCATACGTCAAATCTGCCAAGAATATCATGAAGAAGCCAAAAATGAAACCTGAGAACTCACCACAGGACGTTGCTGTTGTTATGGAGGACAACATTAGCGGGGAAGATTATAACAGAAATATAATTCTTGATGAACCCCCTGACGTCAAGTATGTTGAGGTTTACGAAATCTACAAAAGAGGATTACTCCCTACCGATTGGGAGTTCTTTAAGTTTTCTAGTACCATCTTTGACCCAACAGACACATATAGAAAAGCATTACAGCTTCCACCTGGTGTGGATAAGATTGAAGAGATTAAACCGCCTGCTGGATGGGCGTTTGATGAAAACTCATCATGGATAATCGATAAAAATCCGGAAATATGGGCCATCGAAAGAGGCTTACAATTGCCTGTTGAAGAGGGCTTCCTTGTTGATCCAATGTTCAAGCGTAGGAGATTAGTAAGGAAGGTAATTAGGTATAAAAAACCCATGAAGATCAAGATGCATTAAAATACCATCTCCTGCTAAATAAGTATGGCTAAATAAATCCGTAATCCAAATAAGTTCCTAAGTTCATTCTATATTAAGTACTATAAATGCATAATTATTAAGGTTAGACTCCGTGATTGTCTAACAATTCAAGACGGAACACCATCAACTTCCGTTTTAGAATAGTTATTCACAACTCTTCTCCAATTGTAACGATTATCATAAATTGGAATCCTGAAAAGACTGAAATATAATGCCATCATCAAAAGGACGAACGAGCACACAGTAACAGGAACCATCATAGCCACAAAATTTCTGGTCGAAACTGCCCGCTGGTATGGACAACTAGCGTATGAACCGCCCGATACCCAACAGTTAGAGACGGATATTGAATTCAAATCAATCCATAATGTATCGTCATTAAATTGAGAAGCCTCAAATTGTAAAAGTATAGAGCGCTGTTCTAGAGGAGTTCTTGGGATTGAGAAAGAGTAGGTATTAGGACATTTTGTCTCTCCTCTATAACCATCCATCTCAAAATAAGAATCCTTAACATTGGTTGCTGTCCAATTAAAGATCTGCTTATCTGACCGACATAAAGCTCTTTTTTTAGAATAGCAATTTTCCACAAACCAATTGGCTGAAAAATTGTTATATGCAAAGTTAAATGCTGCACAGTTTTCTGCTACTAAATCGCTCGTCTTTCGAGGAACTGATACTGTCAATATAGGTTGACCAACTGCCCACGACCATACTACGGCAGGTGCCAGTAGATCTATCAAGGCTGTAATATTAGCAGAGTCAAATCTGTTAGCTATCATAGGTGAGTATCCACATCCTGAGTACATCTCAACCTCAGATTTTGTATATCTTGCTTCTAAGAACTTAAAAGTTGTTTCAGAAGCCGATATGAATTGGTCTCTATTATACGGACAGCTAATCGAGACATTTCCTACATCATATGTTAAATTATGGTTAGTGAAAATGTAGTTACTTTCCAATGCATCAAACGAGTTAGTGATTTCCATTGCCAGTAGTCGTTTCCGTCTACCATACATTAAGGCACCCAATGTGGGCCAAAAGTTAGTGGAGTTATCTATACTGTAAGGCGGATCATATGTTCCTAAAAAGTCTGAAGGCGTGTAAATAAAAGATCTTCCAATAGTATTGTCAAGTATTCCTGTGATATTCAGGTTCGGAAACTTATTGAACAAATCATCCGTAAAATTCAACCGCGAATTGTAAATCGTCTTATTTCGAGCACTCGCTAGCTTTATGGTCGGATCTACTCTAAGTAATAACATCAGCACATTACCATATAAATTGTTATTCGTAGCAGATATGAAGTTTCTCATTTGTATAAGTAAATCCGATAGGAGCACATCTGTTTCCTTTAATACCCAGCTGTAGTTCATCCCCACTTCTATATCAACGACAAAACTTTGAGCTCCATAGAccattatattttgaaagtaTTCGAATGCAATAGACTCATTGAAAGGAAGGTGAGACCCATTGTTGTTCACAATGAAGGCTTTATGAAACAACACAGAATTCAGGTTAATACCCGGAAATGGGACCTGGTCTATAGTAATATTTGACATAATATCTCTTTGTGATCGAACTGCTAATTCATGGGAAAGAGAATTGCTTTGCCATGTCGCATTCATATAAGTGCTGTTGGTAATATTAATACCTGCGGGGTTCATGGTACCACTCCCATTGCTTCTAGTACTTGTATCACATAAACCATGTCGCAGGAAGTGGACAAAAAAGAGGAAAAGCAGCCAGTACATATAGCAATAGTATGAAACTCAATACAAACACCAGAAACAAAAAGTAGGTCTGTTTAAATTAAACTTGTACTGATAAGCATATACTGtttatttttcctttgtGAGTTTTTCACTAATAGTAGTAAGACGCAATCCTTGTATTACATATAATGAACCAAGAATATTTGTTGCGGGAAGCAAAACTGCATTTGACTATAACGCTCCTGATTTGCAGTAAATTTCTATTGATGATTACTACTATTGTTTCGAGcttattattctttggTCATCATCACAGTGAGAACTGCCTAACTCTTGCAATAATACAGAAAATTTCAAACTCCACTGTAGAATCACGCAGATGGAGATGTAGAGTAAACTGATATCCATCCAATTTTCTTCAGACAGTCTTTTCACTGATAATCACATGATCATCTGATCACATGATCACATGATCAAATAACGGACGGCATCAGGAGGAAGTCACATGACAAAATGCCGATACTGA encodes:
- the MTC6 gene encoding Mtc6p (CAGL0I01892g~Ortholog(s) have fungal-type vacuole localization); the encoded protein is MYWLLFLFFVHFLRHGLCDTSTRSNGSGTMNPAGINITNSTYMNATWQSNSLSHELAVRSQRDIMSNITIDQVPFPGINLNSVLFHKAFIVNNNGSHLPFNESIAFEYFQNIMVYGAQSFVVDIEVGMNYSWVLKETDVLLSDLLIQMRNFISATNNNLYGNVLMLLLRVDPTIKLASARNKTIYNSRLNFTDDLFNKFPNLNITGILDNTIGRSFIYTPSDFLGTYDPPYSIDNSTNFWPTLGALMYGRRKRLLAMEITNSFDALESNYIFTNHNLTYDVGNVSISCPYNRDQFISASETTFKFLEARYTKSEVEMYSGCGYSPMIANRFDSANITALIDLLAPAVVWSWAVGQPILTVSVPRKTSDLVAENCAAFNFAYNNFSANWFVENCYSKKRALCRSDKQIFNWTATNVKDSYFEMDGYRGETKCPNTYSFSIPRTPLEQRSILLQFEASQFNDDTLWIDLNSISVSNCWVSGGSYASCPYQRAVSTRNFVAMMVPVTVCSFVLLMMALYFSLFRIPIYDNRYNWRRVVNNYSKTEVDGVPS
- the PEX28 gene encoding Pex28p (CAGL0I01870g~Ortholog(s) have role in peroxisome organization and cytosol, peroxisomal membrane localization), giving the protein MSESAVRGYINRKYGKVLETLVMAEEAIAARSNRDELTQRELVQQVMGVLVSTSLERLKPGADVVGAGDKSTYSAAAEEKELDELNEYRRSLSQDRLSKEDTYFLDMFLDKLIARLIPDNLPEREHFSLVDEGDEALHGPPFSASVLASNMKKLSGKMDSIFEFQDNMIRVLTWKTPTVTLTALTIFTLICFDLMNVILFPMAYIVLVQMTQGYIRRHPIRRTIYIKRRAIGRSLIHDLFHGGKKTNNVLLPSNENDCNGEQENEADLGTSDDCNGTSDENVVISPAAAKIDKNISTYNLNHGTKVVLTLRDMQNMTTGTVHLMDAIDKFKYGTAAFVDEYKSTSVFFTLLGSVILLVLLSRFITWSLTISLSAWIGLLSIHPKVHPYVKSAKNIMKKPKMKPENSPQDVAVVMEDNISGEDYNRNIILDEPPDVKYVEVYEIYKRGLLPTDWEFFKFSSTIFDPTDTYRKALQLPPGVDKIEEIKPPAGWAFDENSSWIIDKNPEIWAIERGLQLPVEEGFLVDPMFKRRRLVRKVIRYKKPMKIKMH
- the SKG6 gene encoding Skg6p (CAGL0I01848g~Ortholog(s) have role in negative regulation of mitotic cytokinesis and cell periphery, cellular bud neck, cellular bud tip, incipient cellular bud site, integral component of membrane localization); this encodes MICADGRKPAMIFRRDSDSDSDGDGAGSGNSGKCEGSKQQCELPTDHNLGVRVGVAVAIPVGVIIIVLVGILIVVYRRSKREEKEDHDPEFEGDNEYIPVARHGALQKHRENMMMATDPFQLPGSTGSDADLRDFAKRVQSDGFGGYQLASMSASNNASQVSLTHLDQSRGSAGPRMLMKNMRPPMTHMAYSSSSLRNATNGHSTDDSTGTSTDRSPTALSTDEKLSHNLHSNLSEKPKPSFEFETMVIESNDLDDDDDDDDDDDEYNKGRTNERNNYHRDTDKYDMEDDNASEFVTELSPDEEENIQRMKSIYKVYLDRSKTIKEREDNPLPSDDEQESLALNREENEDTLNALTTSNNQLAVQEGSNHGRAASSIYSELPVLSQHEKKVSEVSNQMQMNDRNVVPPQTSQDITGGQQYGQPYNTAMDGATQAYPYQSQEGYNQFPQEAYYQQSSQNGLYGQQIPEEGNYPQSQYIQYPQQMYQPTYNVSLQQNMMSYNNNNASQEFHHPQTLETIGELPTPAYLASSESTNSLTAFKKNQKQQLHQIQTARINGTALNPMDHPEMFYSPSTDTYLNNGGMQPSNGSVYSANTYRGQVNGAPLPYQLRQSVVMTNPSELSLNTLHKPAGSLRNYINSNSRNNSLTTQGNPYNQPNQSRVSGILDHIDTIQPPGVGNILPHNGSSSDLRKQLGSSNNYNFS